The genomic window atacttaacaaTGAACAGTAATTCATGGATATGTGATTGCAATGCTAATAATACTatcaattttattcacaaatattCATCTAAGGTGAAACATATACTGGAGctctttaaaagtttaaattgatgagatattattatataattagtatattattcttatttttttttcaaatagatttttgatttattCAATATCACATGCGATCAGTCATCAACTCTGTTATACACCCTGACTGAGAAAGAAGTATGTCAAGATGAATTAAATACTGCCATGAACATCactgtattaatgtttttagccGTGTTGGGTTCAGCATTTAGTTTAGGTTTGTTATGGATGTTGTATTATAGCAGTGGAGTCATTCGGGGGTTGGCAATTGGGGCAGTTGCCC from Acyrthosiphon pisum isolate AL4f unplaced genomic scaffold, pea_aphid_22Mar2018_4r6ur Scaffold_20742;HRSCAF=22002, whole genome shotgun sequence includes these protein-coding regions:
- the LOC100160327 gene encoding uncharacterized protein LOC100160327, which codes for MISETNLNNILPNLKYLTMNSNSWICDCNANNTINFIHKYSSKIFDLFNITCDQSSTLLYTLTEKEVCQDELNTAMNITVLMFLAVLGSAFSLGLLWMLYYSSGVIRGLAIGAVAPV